In Festucalex cinctus isolate MCC-2025b chromosome 1, RoL_Fcin_1.0, whole genome shotgun sequence, the sequence acaatattaaagagattaactcaactcaagattacaccacagtattttaagcccttccaacagtTCACGATAGGcatataaatcttacctttgacaccatggcgatgtcattttttaaatgaaatattaggtgttttgctggttagttttctaacatggaagtaaaacgcccggttcagtaaaaccccgcctctccccatgTGTTTGCCGCGCCACTGGCGAGCCGACTGCAGCCTGCTGTTGGAgatctgcgtttgagcactcctctgaatgcaaGCCATAAATTCTTCAAtgcacatttgaaacaaaacgactCCTTGCCACAACAAATCGTGGAGGAGCAGCTCGTGTCACAGAGCAGAGAAGAGGGAAGAAGGGAGaggaaaggaggggaaaaaacaaaacaaaacctaagcTGCTCTCGAACGAACCAGGGTCTTGCTGCTTTCAGAGCGAgtacactaaccactatactattcgTGCAGTTAGGCTCAATAGTGCAAAGGCttcacttgtagtttacacaagtgtcagccagaacgtttgtgggattttaagacagccaattgtcattgcactttggcatcgcaaatgtgaaggataattgattgctttgaatgcatttggacagaatgtttactgaaaaaggctacttttgtcactatcccatggaggtctcagagaaagtgggcgtgcgtttagtccgcagaggcggtgcgggggtgTGAGGagcaaatggaggaaaacatcACTTTGGTCAtgtgtttggtgaggaattagcattttaacatggctaaaagctcaaaaaagtagatttttcatgttgctgtccctttaattcTGTTTAACAATTTACTGATACAGGTATAGGAACCACTTttacttttaaattttaatttagatgCAACTAGTGTGACGGTTTGTTCTACTTACCACACTAGGAGCTAAAAATACAGTAACATTCTTGCATTCTGTCAAGTCCACCTACAAACAAAGGCAGATTGTAAACATTTTCATCATTAACTATTCCCATGCAGTAAAGTATTAGTGAACAAGTTGAGATCAGACTGAACGGGCATGCAAAAGTGCTGCACCTCTTGAGCTAGGGTTACAGGGTTGTTGCCTTGCTCAAGGGTACCTCCAcagtacactaaaaaaaaaaaaaaatctttcagccCTTATGTTGTTGtaacttaaagggatcgttcggattttttgacacgaatctcaatttcatcctcaccttcagtgtgtgcgatcatcactgactgacccttgacagcgttctgtgacacgagttctggtccggtgttggacgagaggaaaatagtccagcaagctggctggggtcatggaaataaagtgtttttcttctaaaaacaatttgtgttcaaaagcgtgatacatttgcatcacgatactccttttctgaaaaaaagtcagacgccattaccgccaggcactacgtttctgttcgttcgtatcactgcgcgtcaccctgtagacagctgatagacacgcactaatctacaagttgtttgtcttttcgaaggcggaaggatcagctggctgcagtgcgtcaattagtcgtctacagggcgacgcacaGTGATAccaacaaacagaaaagtacaGGCGGTAATGGCTAgcgctgggtattgccgccaacctcacaatacgatacgtatcacgatatgatacgtatcgctatacatatgtatcccaatacttgatcattaatgcgatacgtatcccgatatattacattaattttcttgcattttataataacagtcatatgtatgcctaaacggtagtcgagtggttagcacgtccgcttcccagttctgaggtctccggttcgagtccaggctcggaccttcctgggtggagtttgcatgttctccccgtgcccgcgtgggtcttctccgggtactccggtctcctcccacattccaaagacatgcatggcaggttaattgggtgctccgaattgtccctaggtgtgcgtgtgagtgtggatggttgttcgtctctgtgtgccctgcgattggttggcaaccagtccaggatgtcccccgcctactgcccagagccagctgagataggcgccagcagcccccgcgacccttgtgaggaataagcggtcaagaaaatggatggatggatgtatgcctaaaggatatgtctgttatgctgactgacaaaaatatttttgttagcagctcttctggtttaccacttagcggcatgcctggtctaaaatgtgtgcagagcaaggagcagctttcacagacacaccgggaacatttattaataggcatgagccgatttagcaaaaatatcaaaagtattaaaattacagctctaaaatgtgcttatttgaaatatttgaggaaataaaaacagcaatttttctcatgtaacacattctattttgtttttaaacaaaatatccgaaaattggtacattaagacacgtgccatgttaagtttataagtaaataaatgttgatattcttccttgctttaatttttcttagcaagacacagtgtccaatcactgttgagctattttttgcattaattgaaggcaattaacttcaaagacgctgctggtttttatttttttttattttttacaatgaaagctgtaaaggcaaacgttaactgcctatataaagttaacgagcaatattgattctgatgcctgcctatcgatacgtgtattgcaatgaggcccgcaacgatatattgccgtatcgatttttttagcacacccctagtaatggcgtctgacttttttcagaaaaagagtattgtgatgcaaatgtatcactcttttgaacacaaattgtttttagaagaaaaacgcttttatttccatgaccccagccagcttgctggactattttcctctcgtccaacaccggaccagaactcgtgtcacagaacgctgtcaggggtaagtcagtgctgatcacacacactggaggtgaggatgaaattgagattcatgtaaaaaaatccgaactatccctttaagtgaatgttttcacactttttcatttgttaacgtgtgttttttaaattattattattattgtaattttatGTGTCCTAATTTCACAAAACAAATGTCAAACCTTCCATAAATCTTCTCTTTGGTAGGACACGTTGCCATGATGACCTTCTCTCCAAGCATGGAAGCGGGCCAACCGAACCAGCCATGGGTTGAGTTCATAGCCAACAGCAGAAGTGAAGCCTTGCCGGTATGCCTCCAAGACCTTTATTGAAAAATTTTGAAAacgttaattaaaaatatttgtttgtgtgaGTAAATGCATTACTATGTGTATATTGGCAAATAAGTgagttctgtttgttttttttttgtttttttttaaagtgttttcgGTGTGTATAAGTTGTTTAGTTGTGAGTCAGATGTTTGTTGGTGTGTGTGAATCAACTCTTCTTGCTAAGGCTACATTCAGAGAAGTGAATGAAGAAGCAACTttgaatatactgtaattgtattCATGCCtgtatgtgagtttttttttccttttttttttttttttggtaggggaGGCGTGGGTTTGGGTGTGGGGGGATGTGAGAGCTTTGATTATTACTGATGTACAGCACGTACGATGCGACCGTCACCAGATCCTAAATCCACAAGGACCCCCTTTCGGCCTCTTAGCAATGTCATGACATTGCGCACTTGGGCGCTACTGGCAGGTATGTACGGTACCTGTGGGGAATAATCAAGAATAGATTAGAAAACCAGTGCTGTCTCCCCACCCTATGCACATACTACTGTATAAGATTATAATTAATGAACAATATACATAAGACCAGACCTGTAACCTCAACGGGACTTTCCGAAAGCCAGGCTGGAGGACTCCTACCCACATAACGTAAACAGCGAGACCAGTTCCAGCAGCAATCTGAGCAACGTCCCAACTTCGAAGTTTCCTTGTCTTGAGCTCAGCAAATGCATCGTCTGGGGCATCATCATCCATTTCTCCGTAAcaagatttttgttgtttctgaAAACTTCCATACAGAATAAATTCATAGTTTTTCATGATATTTTGTGGACGCGAAGACCATTTCTGGCAAATAAAAGGTAAGGAAAtatctaattgttttttttgtttttttaattgaattattttttaatttgaacatgTGTGCTAAACTATTTAAACAGTATACTGTATCCTGTATTCATAACATTAAGTCATTTCTGTAATTGTGACATTGCTAGTACGTCACCACAGTATGATAAAATATATCAGTACGTTTAAAATATCAGGTTAACTTACAGTAAAACCTATGCAAAACCCatcaacgtaaaaaaaaataattctctcATTACATTTGactgaatgaaaacaaaacttaCAGAAGTGCTGGGAGTCAGGTGCGTTGTACTTTTTCCATCGTAGGTTACGTgttaaatgttcaaatatttaAATCAGTTCCACCGAAAGAGCGAAAGTAAACAGTACATTCAGCGATCACCTGGCACGCGGATAGATTAGGCAGTAGGACACGTCCCTGTGTAAATCGTTCCGTCTTTGCGACATTTTTGTTCCGTTCCGTCCACATTATTATTGCTGCACGGAACATGTTTTTGCCTCTCTACGTCAACGATCGCATTGAAATGTTCCATGGATAGTCCAAAACTACAACTATatcatacaaatatttgatggaattttattttatttttatttttttaaattgtgctacCAGTACCACCCTTTCAAAAACAGAGCTACTTCTGCGGTACAAATCAATGTGAAGGACTCCCACTTTGATACaaggttaataaatacaatttctcAATTGACCTAAGTTTAAGTtatgtttgaaaataaatatttggttAAAAACAAAGTAGCAGGGGCTGGTGTGAGCTCCACGCAAGATCCACTtggggttaaaaataaaaataaataaatagtcatgAGCAAAAATCCCAGAACTACATGGGTGGACCTGGGTAATGACCTGCAGAGAACTGAGACCAAAATAACAAAAGATTACCATCAGTAACACACTGCACCGACATGGAATCAGATCCTGCAGTGCCAAGCGTGTAACCCCCCCCAaactaaatactttttttttaaacccactgTATCTTAAAAGATTTCTCAcaagaaatattaaaaatatgacaAGGTGAGACATAAATATCAataagtaacattttatttgtataaaaagtGCATGTTAACATTTTTGAAACAATCATTTATACAATCCCAGGATTTTATAGTTTCATTATTGGTGAACTGTAGTTTGGAACAGCCCTGCAGGCTATTAATGTAGCCCTTTCCTGCTGTAATGTACTG encodes:
- the antkmt gene encoding adenine nucleotide translocase lysine N-methyltransferase, which codes for MDDDAPDDAFAELKTRKLRSWDVAQIAAGTGLAVYVMWVGVLQPGFRKVPLRLQVPYIPASSAQVRNVMTLLRGRKGVLVDLGSGDGRIVLEAYRQGFTSAVGYELNPWLVRLARFHAWREGHHGNVSYQREDLWKVDLTECKNVTVFLAPSVLSLLQKKMEAELPDDALVVAGRFPIPDWTPCRTEGHGVDRAWAYNMKIQRLLTPNRKQKSSNGNLDNIFKEKQPPLD